One window from the genome of Verrucomicrobiota bacterium encodes:
- a CDS encoding GxxExxY protein: MPFDPLSRTVIGCALDVHRCRGPGLLESAYQHCLAHELSTVGIRFEMEKSIPIRYKNVSLDCGYRIDILVEDKIILEIKSVESLLPIHDTQLITYMRLSNIKIGLLMDFNVRILKTGLKRVVL, encoded by the coding sequence ATCCCGTTTGATCCCTTGTCTCGGACTGTTATCGGGTGTGCCTTGGATGTTCACCGTTGCCGAGGGCCAGGTTTATTAGAATCGGCATACCAACATTGTTTAGCTCATGAGCTGAGCACTGTTGGTATTCGCTTTGAAATGGAAAAAAGTATTCCTATTCGTTATAAGAATGTATCCTTGGATTGCGGATACCGAATAGACATCTTGGTTGAAGACAAAATTATTCTAGAAATTAAAAGTGTGGAATCTTTGCTCCCCATCCATGATACCCAGTTGATTACCTATATGAGACTCTCTAATATAAAAATAGGACTACTCATGGATTTTAATGTTAGAATACTCAAAACCGGTTTAAAAAGAGTGGTTTTATAA